Proteins co-encoded in one Quercus robur chromosome 8, dhQueRobu3.1, whole genome shotgun sequence genomic window:
- the LOC126695904 gene encoding homeobox-leucine zipper protein PROTODERMAL FACTOR 2-like → MAGVGPSGSDIQKSENNDPMNNTGNEIFDHDMDDTSNARVDHELEPLNVVEESTHAGDKMENDNNLGFEPDVNPKINGGSQNNENAGSPPLSPRTPQSPPCNDCSSPDNYLSDCGSSSSVGSNFQRASDLLMAVSVSADVYKMKITKLVVAAMEELTKMALKGEPLWQLQKNGKTELLNDVEYMGQFGHVDATLKEIMKMVEVREPPQWMPSLDNTSECSFESGYKPISCNGHESEPLRIEASRETSHVRMIPIGLVEMLMDLKQWSLVFSNIVSKAMILGILSSTGKEGNYDGTLQVMTAEFHIPSPLVPVRESYFARYCKQVAPGTWGIVDISLEKLFSYPSVTFRRRPSGCLIQEMPNGYSKVIWVEHVEVDNGSVHKLFQPLVASGFAFGAKRWVNSIVQQCVRLATLMARSTPTDTGVLIPQYGRTGLLKLSERMMRTFCIDVCASASNLWMPIPRYGAEDMRIMTKYSKYEPGIPPGPSVVFATSVQIPASQKRICNFLQHANSRNKWDILSYGYSIKELAYIINGEDPGNRISIIQVIDTPVLYLQESYSDTTGSYVVYAPMDAYAMSIVLNGGDPDTVVILPSGFAILPDKPTPEGEENSASLLTLGFHIIDGASTKNFIPSESIDMMHQILAETSFSIMTAMISPKH, encoded by the exons ATGGCTGGGGTCGGACCATCAGGTAGTGATATTCAGAAGAGTGAAAACAATGATCCCATGAACAATACGGGGAATGAGATCTTTGACCATGACATGGATGATACTAGTAACGCCAGGGTTGATCATGAACTCGAACCTCTAAA TGTTGTGGAAGAGTCTACACATGCAGGTGATAAGATGGAGAATGACAACAATCTAGGGTTTGAGCCTGATGTGAATCCAAAG ATTAATGGCGGTTCACAAAACAATGAAAATGCTGGTTCCCCTCCATTATCTCCAAGAACTCCTCAGTCTCCTCCCTGCAATGATTGCTCATCACCTGACAATTACCTCTCAGATTGTGGTTCATCCTCAAGTGTTGGAAGCAATTTTCAGCGAGCAAGTGACCTTCTTATGGCAGTCTCAGTGTCAGCTGATGTATACAAGATGAAAATCACTAAGCTTGTTGTTGCAGCCATGGAAGAGTTAACAAAAATGGCCCTTAAGGGAGAACCTTTATGGCAACtccaaaaaaatggaaaaactgAACTTCTAAATGACGTTGAATACATGGGGCAATTTGGGCATGTTGATGCCACATTGAAGGAGATAATGAAAATGGTTGAGGTGAGAGAACCTCCTCAATGGATGCCAAGCTTAGACAATACTTCTGAGTGCTCGTTTGAAAGTGGATACAAGCCAATTTCATGTAACGGACATGAATCAGAACCCCTTCGTATTGAAGCTTCACGTGAAACCAGTCACGTTAGAATGATTCCAATCGGTCTTGTTGAAATGCTTATGGATTTG AAGCAGTGGTCATTGGTATTTTCCAATATTGTTTCAAAAGCAATGATACTAGGAATCTTGTCATCAACTGGAAAGGAAGGAAACTATGATGGAACTTTGCAAGTG ATGACAGCAGAATTTCATATCCCTTCACCACTTGTTCCAGTTAGAGAGAGTTATTTTGCAAGATACTGCAAACAGGTAGCCCCCGGGACCTGGGGAATCGTTGATATATCTTTGGAAAAATTATTCTCGTATCCGTCAGTTACCTTTCGGAGAAGACCATCAGGCTGCTTAATTCAAGAAATGCCAAATGGGTACTCTAAG GTTATATGGGTTGAGCATGTGGAAGTGGACAATGGATCAGTGCACAAGCTTTTTCAGCCACTAGTGGCATCTGGTTTTGCATTTGGTGCAAAGCGTTGGGTTAACAGCATAGTTCAACAATGTGTAAGGCTTGCAACTTTAATGGCTAGAAGCACCCCCACCGATACTGGAG TACTAATACCACAATATGGGAGAACAGGGCTGCTGAAGCTCTCTGAAAGAATGATGAGAACCTTTTGTATTGATGTTTGTGCTTCTGCATCAAACTTATGGATGCCTATACCTAGATATGGGGCTGAAGATATGAGGATCATGACCAAATATAGCAAATATGAACCTGGAATACCTCCTGGTCCATCAGTAGTTTTTGCTACTTCTGTCCAGATTCCAGCCTCGCAAAAGAGAATATGTAATTTCCTCCAACATGCTAATTCTCGAAACAAG TGGGATATCCTTTCGTACGGATACAGCATCAAAGAACTTGCATACATTATTAATGGCGAGGATCCAGGAAACCGCATTTCTATAATCCAAGTGATT GATACGCCAGTTCTGTATTTGCAAGAGAGTTACAGTGACACAACAGGCTCCTATGTAGTTTATGCACCAATGGATGCTTACGCCATGTCCATTGTGTTAAATGGCGGAGACCCAGATACTGTGGTTATCTTGCCCTCAGGATTTGCTATCCTCCCTGATAAGCCAACACCAGAGGGAGAAGAAAATAGTGCAAGTCTTTTGACTCTTGGATTCCACATAATTGATGGTGCATCAACCAAGAACTTCATCCCTTCTGAATCAATAGATATGATGCATCAAATCCTCGCCGAAACTTCCTTCTCGATTATGACTGCTATGATATCACCAAAACATTAA